The Solenopsis invicta isolate M01_SB chromosome 12, UNIL_Sinv_3.0, whole genome shotgun sequence DNA window GTCGTGGGCATAGCCGACGACATGACAGCCGGGGGAGAGAGCcgcgcggagcactttgtcgtatgtggCGTTCCATAGCATGGagcccaacacggacccctgcggaacgccacacgacaggtccctccgctgctggagtccggatttatcgcggaactccagcaccctgtcccggaaatagtcccgaacgatggcggcGAGGTAGGGCGGAAGGCGAAAGTGTTCGCAcagcgccgccactacctcgccccatggtagactattaaaggcgttggtgATATCCAGACTTGTCCGGGGTGTCCCTCCGCCGGGTGGGGAACAATGTGTTCACCACCCTaccgaggaactgggggtccagggtctccgagactggaggcgcccatgggcggagcCTTTTCAGCACTATTCGGTAAGGCCTGCCCCATGgatcgcgatccagctcggagagcatATTCTCCCAGGTGACGGCCTTCGCCCGGGCTATGGcagtcctcagggcctttctggcatccctgaggaccgccgtggtaTTTGTCAGCTCCTCCTCCATGCctcgccgcttggcgcgcgtgtgcgcccgcctggcggccacggtagctcgcctgAGTTCTGCGAGCTtagcggaccaccagtaggcggcgcggcgcgccatcggtctgctgcggggcatggaggcgtcgcaagcTCGCAACATCACCTCGCATAAGCGCTCCGCCCCCTCCTCGGCCTCGAGGTCAGCTCCTCCTACTTCTGGCCAAGTGGAtgccaggaggctgacctcgagggcttcggggtcgagtttTTTCAAgacccatcgacgtccatcaCGTTTGCGGAGGTGTAACTCACGCACCTCCGCGGGGgagggagaccagctccatggagataagtctgTGGTCCGACAGTTCTCCTaaggagccggtctccacttgCCATCCTTTAACCCTATTAAGGGCGTTTTGGGAAGCCCACGTTATATCAACAATGGACTCCCCcccggcccccacgtaggtgctgacccggcccctgtttaggaggaccaggccgagccccgccgcaaattctagggcgaggcggcccctaaggtctgtgcgaggggagccccaagccacagcgtgggcattgaggtctccccccacgacgaccggcctaggagagcgagcTATGATCTCGCTCCCCATGGCATCtagggccgcctcgtactcccccctctTCAATCTAGGGGGGAAGTAACATCCCATGACGTCGAtaggtccgtactcgaccatgacgaagccctctccagccgatatcgggatcatcggcggagcgctcgGCACGTTATGGCTGGCCATCGCCACCCTCCCCGTGGGATCCCCACTCCAATTGGGGTTGTTCTCGGGGATCCTGTAGgggtcggcgacgatggccagcccgccacccccctccgccaggcactgcgcaaggatgtcttgcgcagccctggcgtggttgaggttggcctggaggagcctaaggGACATTTTCGGTtgtcccctgaggctcctccacctccatctcggtTTCGCGGGTTTCCGCGTTCACCGTTCTTatgctcctctccctttgcgggagaggagctTCCTCCTCAACTACTACCATGGGGACCGGAGCAGGGGGCGGAGTTGGGACTGGAATTGTAGATGGCACCGCCTACTTCCGGCCCTCGGTGCTTGGGGGTGCCCGTTGCGGCTTgttcgccaggcacccctttGCGCCAATCCTAtgctcggcgggcttgcccgcgtctcggcagaccgggcagcccgctTATGCTGTGCATGccttggccagatggccaaggcctccacacctgtagcagcagccggatctgtcgatccgACTGCTGCATCTGGCCTGGATGTGGCCTTGGGCCAGAcacttgtggcactgcaacccccgagggggaagcagcaccactcggcagctcgaccagcccaccctgacgCGGGGGGCAGCCAGAGCTGCCTTACCGGCCTTGGCTGGGATTCGGACCCAGCAAATGcctagcccgttgggagccgttcggatctcccccaccttgatatcgtggggggagcatcctcctatGGCTCCCAAGGCCTCGGCCACCTCACTCCAGATGACCGAATTGTCCAGGCCACTCAaccgtagctcgaccgtcttgcacggtcgagctactTTCACATCGTCTCTAACTCCGAGGGCCTCCCTGATCCCTTCGGCTAGGGCGTCGGCCTTGGTGCCGTTTTCTACGCCCCTGACCTCTAGGATCAGGGCGCCCGTGACGGCTCGTCTTGGGCGCAGGTCCTCGatcccgagggaggagagatttaccttctccctcgcggtcttgaggacctgcgcgtatgctGCTAGGTCTGCGCAGGTCACCGTCACTGCCGCCGTTGTCGGCGGCCTAATTTTGGTTGCCCTGGCCGGAGCTGGCGCCACTCGGGGTTTGCCCCCCTGGTCCCCCCTGGCCCCCTCCACGTCCaaccctcttttttttcttctt harbors:
- the LOC120359082 gene encoding PHD finger protein 23-like, whose product is MGLLPAPRGAERPKAPPTAGKIARQSGAAPQKGAGNAAAVAARPAPTPKEATPSILELWTEVVSKKTRKKAVKAAERATKTAPPPVARPTRVLPIPPPKPPPTTFFEEEEEKKEEVRGVENGTKADALAEGIREALGVRDDVKVARPCKTVELRLSGLDNSVIWIPTPPPAPVPMVVVEEEAPLPQRERSIRTVNAETRETEMEVEEPQGTTENVP